Proteins from one Ranitomeya variabilis isolate aRanVar5 chromosome 1, aRanVar5.hap1, whole genome shotgun sequence genomic window:
- the TBPL2 gene encoding TATA box-binding protein-like 2: MDGESSLERYLDQCDAEDNRCSTPHMFSSMTPYDDLNIQPLPNTSYGSALDPSKDLSADFSSVDLSFLPDDLNPDHEEKNQGQQYSSQLQDSGICMDSSVLSQPFTPSENRDASNLCPLPITPMTPMTPMTPVSEASGIVPQLQNIVSTVNLACKLDLKKIALHARNAEYNPKRFAAVIMRIREPRTTALIFSSGKMVCTGAKSEEQSRLAARKYARIVQKLGFPARFLDFKIQNMVGSCDVRFPIRLEGLVLTHQQFSSYEPELFPGLIYRMVKPRIVLLIFVSGKVVLTGAKERSEIYEAFENIYPILKGFKKTT; encoded by the exons ATGGATGGAGAATCTTCATTGGAAAGATATTTGGACCAGTGTGATGCAGAG GACAACCGCTGCTCTACACCGCACATGTTCTCTTCTATGACGCCATATGATGACTTGAATATACAACCGCTCCCAAATACGTCGTATGGATCCGCTCTGGATCCTTCCAAAGACCTGTCGGCAGACTTCTCCTCTGTGGATCTGAGCTTTCTGCCTGACGACTTGAATCCTGATCATGAAGAGAAGAACCAAGGCCAGCAGTACTCCTCACAGCTGCAGGATAGTGGGATTTGTATGGACTCGTCTGTATTGTCACAGCCGTTCACCCCATCTGAGAACAGAGATGCCTCGAACCTCTGCCCCCTGCCGATCACCCCCATGACCCCGATGACCCCTATGACACCAGTATCAGAGGCCTCTGGAATTGTCCCTCAATTACA AAATATTGTATCCACTGTGAACTTGGCCTGTAAACTTGACTTAAAGAAGATTGCCTTACATGCTAGAAATGCAGAGTATAACCCAAAG AGGTTTGCAGCGGTGATCATGAGAATACGAGAGCCCAGGACTACAGCACTGATATTCAGTTCCGGCAAAATGGTCTGCACTGGAGCAAAGAG TGAAGAGCAGTCCCGTCTGGCAGCGAGGAAGTACGCCCGGATTGTACAAAAACTGGGTTTTCCAGCAAGGTTTCTTGACTTTAAAATCCAGAACATGGTGGGAAGCTGCGATGTGAGATTCCCAATACGGCTGGAAGGTCTCGTCCTCACACATCAGCAGTTCAGCAG ctaTGAACCTGAACTATTTCCAGGCCTTATTTATAGGATGGTGAAACCAAGGATTGTGCTCCTTATTTTTGTTTCTGGAAAGGTTGTGTTAACTG